Proteins encoded in a region of the Oxyura jamaicensis isolate SHBP4307 breed ruddy duck chromosome 17, BPBGC_Ojam_1.0, whole genome shotgun sequence genome:
- the TRIM32 gene encoding E3 ubiquitin-protein ligase TRIM32 isoform X1 translates to MRESQLGFLFSRAGRIGALWNKCEYQLLHRLKVASKAMASAPQLNSDALREVLECPICMESFTEEHLRPKLLHCGHTVCKQCLEKLLANSINGIRCPFCSKITRITNLAQLTDNLTVLKIIDTAGLGEVVGLLMCKVCGRRLPRHFCKSCSLVLCEPCKETSHMPQGHSVIAIKEAAEERRREFGTRLARLRELMDDLQKRKASLEGVSRDLQSRYRAVLQDYSKEERKIQEELARSRKFFTTSLSEVEKVNNQVMEEQAYLLNLAEVQILSRCDYFLAKIKQGDIALLEEAADEEEPELTNSLPRELTLQEVELLKVSHVGPLQIGQVVKKPRTVNLEESLMETASSSSVSFREPDLVHEEAGCTPHASPAKPRMPEAATSIQQCHFIKKMGSKGSLPGMFNLPVSLHVTQQGEVLVADRGNFRIQVFTRKGFLKEIRRSPSGIDSFVLSFLGADLPNLTPLSVTMNCHGLIGVTDSYDNSVKVYTMDGHCVACHRSQLSKPWGIAALPSGQFVVTDVEGGKLWCFTVDRGVGVVKYSCLCSAVRPKFVTCDAEGTIYFTQGLGLNLENRQYEHHLEGGFSIGSVGPDGQLGRQISHFFSENEDFRCIAGMCVDARGDLIVADSSRKEILHFPKGGGYNILIREGLTCPVGIAITPKGQLLVLDCWDHCIKIYSYHLRRYSTP, encoded by the exons ATGAGGGAAAGCCAACTGGGTTTCTTATTTTCCAGGGCCGGGAg aaTCGGAGCTCTTTGGAATAAATGTGAGTACCAGCTTTTGCACAGGCTAAAGGTGGCTTCGAAAGCCATGGCTTCTGCCCCTCAGCTCAACTCGGATGCGCTCCGCGAGGTGCTGGAGTGCCCCATTTGCATGGAGTCCTTCACCGAGGAGCACCTGAGACCCAAGCTCCTGCACTGCGGGCACACCGTCTGCAAACAGTGCCTGGAGAAACTGCTGGCGAACAGCATTAATGGCATACGCTGCCCCTTCTGCAGCAAAATCACCCGGATCACAAACTTAGCTCAACTGACTGACAATCTTACTGTGCTGAAGATCATAGACACCGCAGGACTGGGGGAGGTGGTGGGTCTCCTCATGTGCAAGGTCTGCGGGAGAAGGCTGCCAAGACACTTTTGCAAGAGCTGCAGCTTGGTTTTATGTGAGCCCTGCAAGGAGACATCGCACATGCCCCAAGGGCACAGCGTCATCGCTATCAAAGAGGCTGCTGAGGAGCGTAGGAGGGAATTTGGGACAAGGCTTGCCAGACTTCGGGAGCTCATGGAtgatctgcagaaaagaaaagcatctctgGAGGGTGTTTCGAGAGACCTGCAGTCTAGATACAGAGCAGTTCTGCAAGATTACAGCAAAGAAGAGCGCAAGATCCAGGAAGAACTTGCCAGGTCACGCAAGTTCTTCACCACCTCTTTATCTGAAGTGGAGAAGGTAAATAATCAGGTAATGGAGGAACAAGCTTATCTACTGAACTTAGCAGAAGTGCAGATATTGTCTCGCTGTGATTATTTCCTTGCCAAAATAAAGCAGGGAGATATAGctctgctggaggaggcagcagatgAGGAAGAGCCCGAACTGACAAACAGTCTCCCAAGGGAGCTGACTCTTCAAGAGGTTGAGCTCCTGAAGGTGAGCCACGTGGGACCACTGCAGATTGGGCAGGTGGTGAAGAAACCCCGGACGGTTAACCTGGAGGAATCCCTCATGGAAACTGCATCCTCCTCCTCGGTGTCGTTTAGGGAGCCTGACCTGGTGCACGAAGAGGCCGGCTGCACACCGCATGCCTCCCCGGCCAAGCCGAGGATGCCCGAAGCAGCCACAAGCATCCAGCAGTGTCACTTCATCAAGAAGATGGGTTCCAAGGGCAGCCTGCCGGGGATGTTCAATCTGCCTGTCAGCCTCCACGTCACTCAACAAGGCGAGGTGCTTGTGGCGGACCGAGGCAATTTCCGAATCCAGGTTTTCACCCGCAAGGGCTTCCTGAAGGAGATTCGCCGGAGCCCTAGCGGAATCGATAGTTTTGTGCTGAGCTTCCTCGGAGCAGACTTGCCCAACTTGACTCCCCTTTCTGTCACCATGAACTGCCATGGCCTGATAGGCGTGACCGACAGCTACGATAACTCAGTCAAGGTGTACACCATGGATGGCCACTGCGTGGCGTGCCACAGGAGCCAGCTGAGCAAGCCGTGGGGCATCGCAGCGCTGCCTTCCGGGCAGTTCGTGGTCACCGACGTGGAAGGGGGGAAGCTCTGGTGCTTCACCGTGGACcgtggggtgggggtggtgaAGTACAGCTGCTTGTGCAGCGCGGTGCGCCCCAAGTTTGTCACCTGCGATGCTGAAGGGACCATCTACTTcacccaggggctggggctgaacCTGGAGAACCGCCAGTACGAGCACCACTTAGAAGGGGGCTTCTCCATCGGCTCCGTCGGCCCCGATGGGCAGCTGGGGCGCCAGATCAGCCACTTCTTCTCCGAGAATGAAGATTTCAGGTGCATCGCTGGGATGTGCGTGGATGCCAGGGGAGACCTGATTGTTGCTGACAGCAGCCGTAAAGAAATCCTGCATTTTCCCAAAGGAGGTGGCTACAATATCTTGATCCGTGAAGGACTCACCTGTCCTGTTGGCATTGCCATCACTCCCaaagggcagctgctggtgctggacTGCTGGGACCACTGCATTAAGATCTACAGTTACCACCTGAGAAGATACTCCACCCCTTAA
- the TRIM32 gene encoding E3 ubiquitin-protein ligase TRIM32 isoform X2: MASAPQLNSDALREVLECPICMESFTEEHLRPKLLHCGHTVCKQCLEKLLANSINGIRCPFCSKITRITNLAQLTDNLTVLKIIDTAGLGEVVGLLMCKVCGRRLPRHFCKSCSLVLCEPCKETSHMPQGHSVIAIKEAAEERRREFGTRLARLRELMDDLQKRKASLEGVSRDLQSRYRAVLQDYSKEERKIQEELARSRKFFTTSLSEVEKVNNQVMEEQAYLLNLAEVQILSRCDYFLAKIKQGDIALLEEAADEEEPELTNSLPRELTLQEVELLKVSHVGPLQIGQVVKKPRTVNLEESLMETASSSSVSFREPDLVHEEAGCTPHASPAKPRMPEAATSIQQCHFIKKMGSKGSLPGMFNLPVSLHVTQQGEVLVADRGNFRIQVFTRKGFLKEIRRSPSGIDSFVLSFLGADLPNLTPLSVTMNCHGLIGVTDSYDNSVKVYTMDGHCVACHRSQLSKPWGIAALPSGQFVVTDVEGGKLWCFTVDRGVGVVKYSCLCSAVRPKFVTCDAEGTIYFTQGLGLNLENRQYEHHLEGGFSIGSVGPDGQLGRQISHFFSENEDFRCIAGMCVDARGDLIVADSSRKEILHFPKGGGYNILIREGLTCPVGIAITPKGQLLVLDCWDHCIKIYSYHLRRYSTP; this comes from the coding sequence ATGGCTTCTGCCCCTCAGCTCAACTCGGATGCGCTCCGCGAGGTGCTGGAGTGCCCCATTTGCATGGAGTCCTTCACCGAGGAGCACCTGAGACCCAAGCTCCTGCACTGCGGGCACACCGTCTGCAAACAGTGCCTGGAGAAACTGCTGGCGAACAGCATTAATGGCATACGCTGCCCCTTCTGCAGCAAAATCACCCGGATCACAAACTTAGCTCAACTGACTGACAATCTTACTGTGCTGAAGATCATAGACACCGCAGGACTGGGGGAGGTGGTGGGTCTCCTCATGTGCAAGGTCTGCGGGAGAAGGCTGCCAAGACACTTTTGCAAGAGCTGCAGCTTGGTTTTATGTGAGCCCTGCAAGGAGACATCGCACATGCCCCAAGGGCACAGCGTCATCGCTATCAAAGAGGCTGCTGAGGAGCGTAGGAGGGAATTTGGGACAAGGCTTGCCAGACTTCGGGAGCTCATGGAtgatctgcagaaaagaaaagcatctctgGAGGGTGTTTCGAGAGACCTGCAGTCTAGATACAGAGCAGTTCTGCAAGATTACAGCAAAGAAGAGCGCAAGATCCAGGAAGAACTTGCCAGGTCACGCAAGTTCTTCACCACCTCTTTATCTGAAGTGGAGAAGGTAAATAATCAGGTAATGGAGGAACAAGCTTATCTACTGAACTTAGCAGAAGTGCAGATATTGTCTCGCTGTGATTATTTCCTTGCCAAAATAAAGCAGGGAGATATAGctctgctggaggaggcagcagatgAGGAAGAGCCCGAACTGACAAACAGTCTCCCAAGGGAGCTGACTCTTCAAGAGGTTGAGCTCCTGAAGGTGAGCCACGTGGGACCACTGCAGATTGGGCAGGTGGTGAAGAAACCCCGGACGGTTAACCTGGAGGAATCCCTCATGGAAACTGCATCCTCCTCCTCGGTGTCGTTTAGGGAGCCTGACCTGGTGCACGAAGAGGCCGGCTGCACACCGCATGCCTCCCCGGCCAAGCCGAGGATGCCCGAAGCAGCCACAAGCATCCAGCAGTGTCACTTCATCAAGAAGATGGGTTCCAAGGGCAGCCTGCCGGGGATGTTCAATCTGCCTGTCAGCCTCCACGTCACTCAACAAGGCGAGGTGCTTGTGGCGGACCGAGGCAATTTCCGAATCCAGGTTTTCACCCGCAAGGGCTTCCTGAAGGAGATTCGCCGGAGCCCTAGCGGAATCGATAGTTTTGTGCTGAGCTTCCTCGGAGCAGACTTGCCCAACTTGACTCCCCTTTCTGTCACCATGAACTGCCATGGCCTGATAGGCGTGACCGACAGCTACGATAACTCAGTCAAGGTGTACACCATGGATGGCCACTGCGTGGCGTGCCACAGGAGCCAGCTGAGCAAGCCGTGGGGCATCGCAGCGCTGCCTTCCGGGCAGTTCGTGGTCACCGACGTGGAAGGGGGGAAGCTCTGGTGCTTCACCGTGGACcgtggggtgggggtggtgaAGTACAGCTGCTTGTGCAGCGCGGTGCGCCCCAAGTTTGTCACCTGCGATGCTGAAGGGACCATCTACTTcacccaggggctggggctgaacCTGGAGAACCGCCAGTACGAGCACCACTTAGAAGGGGGCTTCTCCATCGGCTCCGTCGGCCCCGATGGGCAGCTGGGGCGCCAGATCAGCCACTTCTTCTCCGAGAATGAAGATTTCAGGTGCATCGCTGGGATGTGCGTGGATGCCAGGGGAGACCTGATTGTTGCTGACAGCAGCCGTAAAGAAATCCTGCATTTTCCCAAAGGAGGTGGCTACAATATCTTGATCCGTGAAGGACTCACCTGTCCTGTTGGCATTGCCATCACTCCCaaagggcagctgctggtgctggacTGCTGGGACCACTGCATTAAGATCTACAGTTACCACCTGAGAAGATACTCCACCCCTTAA